From the Caldalkalibacillus uzonensis genome, one window contains:
- a CDS encoding S1C family serine protease, with protein MTEDSKATDNPSQASSHVATQVQQTSVEVTSDITEVVEKVSEAIVGVVNIQQTTDFFQQNIRDVERGTGSGVVFEKKDGRAYIVTNYHVIEGAKEVEISLGDGERVSAELVGADALTDLAVLSIDGHVTTVAQFGNSDAIRTGEPAIAIGNPLGLEFSRTVTMGIISAKERSIEVQNGWELNVIQTDAAINPGNSGGALVNIAGQVIGINSLKIAEYGLQSGSLGFSGTPIEGMGFPIPINDAVPVIENLMAYGKVLRPYMGIQLLDLASIDSYHWQETLKLPSDVNQGVVVTAVEPLSPADKAGLKERDVIVAINGEQIGNSIDLRKYLKPKSGTLLK; from the coding sequence TTGACAGAGGATTCAAAAGCGACAGACAATCCTTCTCAAGCCAGCAGTCATGTGGCAACCCAGGTCCAGCAAACATCAGTTGAAGTAACCTCAGATATTACCGAAGTGGTCGAAAAAGTGTCTGAAGCGATTGTCGGCGTGGTGAATATTCAGCAGACCACCGATTTTTTCCAACAGAATATCCGTGATGTGGAACGGGGAACAGGCTCAGGAGTGGTATTCGAAAAGAAAGATGGCCGAGCCTATATTGTGACGAACTACCATGTGATTGAAGGAGCCAAGGAAGTGGAAATATCTCTGGGTGACGGAGAACGCGTGTCGGCTGAACTGGTCGGGGCTGACGCCTTAACCGACTTGGCTGTGTTAAGCATAGACGGCCATGTCACTACGGTGGCCCAGTTTGGTAATTCTGATGCGATTCGCACCGGGGAGCCGGCCATTGCCATTGGCAATCCGCTGGGACTTGAGTTTTCCCGGACGGTGACCATGGGGATTATCAGCGCTAAAGAGCGTTCCATTGAGGTGCAAAACGGCTGGGAACTTAACGTCATTCAGACTGATGCAGCCATCAATCCGGGCAATAGCGGCGGAGCACTGGTTAATATTGCCGGGCAAGTCATCGGCATCAACAGCTTGAAGATTGCCGAATATGGCTTGCAATCCGGTTCACTTGGCTTCTCAGGCACACCGATTGAAGGCATGGGGTTTCCCATTCCCATTAATGATGCCGTCCCCGTTATTGAAAATCTGATGGCCTATGGTAAAGTCTTGCGGCCCTATATGGGTATTCAGTTGCTTGATCTAGCCAGCATTGACAGCTATCACTGGCAGGAAACATTGAAATTGCCTAGTGATGTCAACCAAGGAGTAGTCGTCACCGCAGTAGAGCCTTTGTCTCCGGCTGACAAGGCGGGACTCAAGGAGCGGGACGTGATTGTGGCCATCAATGGTGAACAGATTGGCAACAGCATTGATCTGCGTAAATATCTCAAACCAAAATCGGGGACACTATTGAAGTGA
- a CDS encoding response regulator transcription factor: protein MYSILIIEDDHKIRDLLASYLHKYDFRVNTVEDFRRIKEIVQQLSPDLILLDINLPYYDGFYWCRIIRTFSLAPVIFISARVGEMDQVLAIENGGDDYITKPFHMDVVMAKINSVLRRTYGEYSDHQQPRHMIQVQGLCLYVDKHQVEWKGKRVDLTHNETILLQMLLEHYDRIVSREALLSALWDDHTFVDDNTLTVNVTRVRKKLREIGIKEAIQTHRGAFKSVSRIRVRQNIHVLS, encoded by the coding sequence ATGTATAGCATCCTCATCATAGAAGACGACCATAAAATTCGGGATCTGCTTGCCTCATACTTGCACAAGTACGACTTTAGGGTGAACACCGTGGAAGATTTCCGGCGGATTAAAGAAATCGTTCAGCAACTGTCCCCTGATCTTATCTTGCTGGATATCAACCTCCCCTATTATGACGGTTTTTACTGGTGCCGGATCATCCGGACGTTTTCTTTGGCCCCGGTTATTTTCATTTCGGCCAGAGTGGGGGAAATGGATCAAGTGTTGGCCATTGAAAATGGGGGAGACGATTATATTACCAAACCTTTTCACATGGATGTGGTGATGGCCAAAATTAATAGCGTACTACGGAGAACATACGGGGAGTACAGCGACCATCAGCAACCGCGGCATATGATTCAGGTACAGGGCCTATGTCTTTATGTTGACAAGCATCAAGTGGAGTGGAAGGGGAAAAGAGTTGATTTGACACATAATGAGACCATACTCTTGCAAATGCTGCTGGAACACTATGACCGCATTGTCTCCAGAGAAGCGTTACTCTCAGCATTGTGGGATGATCACACGTTTGTCGATGACAACACCTTGACTGTCAATGTGACACGGGTGCGCAAGAAACTGAGAGAGATTGGCATCAAGGAGGCCATTCAAACCCACCGCGGTGCGTTTAAAAGTGTGAGCCGAATACGGGTCCGCCAAAACATACATGTTCTCTCCTAA
- a CDS encoding YbjQ family protein — MLIVTTDTVPNRQIKEVIGYVKGNTIQARHIGSDIMAALKGIVGGEIKQYDELLNRARQVAISRMVQEAEAKGANAIVGFRLHSSTVMSGASEIIAYGTAVVIE; from the coding sequence ATGTTAATCGTGACTACTGATACAGTGCCTAATAGACAAATTAAAGAAGTGATTGGCTATGTGAAGGGCAATACTATTCAAGCCAGACACATCGGCAGTGACATTATGGCTGCACTGAAAGGCATTGTGGGCGGTGAAATTAAGCAGTATGATGAGTTGTTAAACCGGGCCAGGCAAGTGGCTATCAGCCGGATGGTTCAAGAGGCAGAAGCAAAAGGCGCCAATGCCATTGTCGGGTTTCGTCTGCACAGTTCAACAGTGATGAGCGGGGCTTCCGAGATCATTGCCTATGGCACAGCTGTGGTGATTGAATAA
- a CDS encoding ABC transporter ATP-binding protein, producing the protein MSETIINIQNLTKTYQVGGEVVHALRDVSLQVKTGEFLAIMGPSGSGKSTLMNIIGCLDRPDSGQYILDGKEIDKLSENELAIVRNKKIGFVFQNFNLLSHMTALENVELPLLYRGMRTKERKMVAYECLQKVGLEERAHHLPNQLSGGQQQRVAIARALVGHPPILLADEPTGVLDSKTGLEIIAVIKSLNEQGHTIIVITHDPSVAEHSKRVVYLRDGQLFQERGDLIGSLPVH; encoded by the coding sequence GTGTCAGAGACGATCATTAATATCCAAAACTTAACTAAAACGTATCAAGTGGGTGGCGAAGTTGTTCATGCCTTGAGAGATGTTTCCCTACAGGTCAAAACCGGAGAGTTTCTGGCCATTATGGGTCCATCAGGTTCCGGGAAATCAACGCTGATGAACATCATAGGTTGTCTTGATCGCCCCGACTCGGGCCAATATATTCTGGATGGAAAAGAGATTGACAAACTGTCGGAAAACGAACTGGCTATTGTTCGCAATAAGAAGATCGGCTTTGTTTTTCAGAACTTTAATTTGTTAAGTCATATGACGGCGTTAGAAAATGTTGAGCTTCCTTTACTTTACCGGGGAATGAGGACCAAGGAGAGGAAAATGGTTGCCTATGAATGTTTACAAAAGGTGGGACTGGAGGAACGTGCCCATCACTTGCCCAACCAGTTATCCGGCGGACAACAGCAGAGGGTGGCCATTGCCCGGGCCTTAGTGGGTCATCCGCCGATTTTACTTGCTGATGAACCGACCGGTGTGCTGGATAGTAAAACCGGCTTAGAAATCATTGCAGTAATAAAATCGCTTAACGAACAGGGACACACCATCATCGTGATTACACATGATCCTTCAGTTGCCGAGCACTCAAAAAGAGTGGTTTATCTTCGAGACGGACAGCTGTTTCAAGAAAGAGGTGATCTCATTGGGTCTCTTCCAGTCCATTAA
- a CDS encoding efflux RND transporter periplasmic adaptor subunit gives MKSEELLVAQAQTVEVQRGTLEMKVAGSGSIEAVTSVDVKALVNDEIDEVLVSSGEEVKEGQELITFVEEDEEIVAPASGIVTSLDVIKGERVTPGQVVMHITNYDDLQVTLQVDELDISNIKEGQEAIINVNAFPDQEYTGTVTSIAREGTVTNGISTFDVTIHIEEPDHLKVGMTAEAHILIERKDDVLYVPIEAVRSMNDEKFVLVEEASSDGEEPTFRRQVVTTGIYNEDYIEIVDGLTEGMTVQLPMAQISQTNRPSFGEGMMIRMPNGGR, from the coding sequence GTGAAGAGTGAAGAACTGCTGGTGGCCCAGGCACAGACCGTGGAGGTACAGCGTGGGACCTTGGAAATGAAAGTTGCCGGTTCAGGAAGTATTGAGGCTGTGACAAGTGTTGATGTGAAAGCTTTAGTGAATGATGAAATCGATGAGGTGCTTGTGTCTTCAGGAGAGGAGGTAAAAGAAGGACAAGAATTAATCACATTTGTCGAAGAGGATGAAGAGATTGTAGCTCCGGCCTCCGGAATTGTTACGTCGCTTGATGTCATCAAAGGGGAACGCGTAACGCCAGGTCAAGTCGTCATGCATATTACCAATTACGATGATTTACAAGTAACATTACAAGTGGATGAACTGGATATTTCTAACATTAAAGAAGGACAGGAAGCGATCATAAACGTAAATGCCTTTCCTGACCAAGAGTATACGGGGACAGTGACGTCAATTGCTCGAGAAGGGACGGTCACCAATGGGATTTCAACGTTTGATGTGACTATACATATCGAAGAACCGGACCATTTGAAAGTGGGCATGACGGCTGAGGCACATATTTTAATCGAGCGTAAGGACGATGTGTTATATGTACCGATTGAAGCGGTTCGTTCAATGAATGATGAAAAATTTGTGCTGGTTGAAGAAGCATCATCTGATGGGGAAGAGCCTACATTCCGCAGACAAGTCGTGACCACAGGAATCTATAATGAAGATTATATTGAAATTGTGGACGGATTGACTGAAGGGATGACCGTTCAACTGCCAATGGCTCAGATCTCTCAAACAAACCGCCCCTCCTTCGGCGAAGGCATGATGATAAGAATGCCGAATGGGGGGAGATAA
- a CDS encoding aldehyde ferredoxin oxidoreductase C-terminal domain-containing protein, which produces MKLLRINMENLTYRYEDLPDSELLWGGRALTSKIVHDEVPPTAHPLGPHNKLVLANGVLTGSLASSAERSSMGGKSPLTGGIKESNAGGTAGLKLGRLGLRAIIFEGIRDDFQIIRIHKDGVEFEPARDLLDQPISEAAAKIRQRYGEDVGLYMIGVAGERKMLTAAIANMDKDKSPTRFYGRGGLGAVAGAKGIKAVILDDTGVERNKPKDPQRFRSAMKIYAQWLREAPGTGKIFPELGTAAMVKTTNKLGALPTRNFSTGSFEGHEAISGETLRETILARGGEGTPTHACMPGCAIRCSNIYADVNGKRITSPIEYENIGLLGSNLGIDDLDAVVELNRLCNEYGVDTIETGAAIGVAMEAGLLNFGDKEGAINLLKELGEGTPLGRIIGGGAELVGKIYGVRKVPVVKGQAMPAYDPRSIKGLGVTFATSPQGADHTAGQTVRAQVNHHDASGQVEVSREAQKVNTIFDILGICYFASSAVAGRFDLLADMVSGYIGREITADDIVGLAQETLRMEHAFNRGAGMTKAHDRLPEHFYEEINPASQTVFDVPEEELLAIGTEGRVS; this is translated from the coding sequence GTGAAACTGTTGCGCATCAATATGGAGAATTTGACCTATCGTTATGAAGATCTCCCGGATAGTGAGCTGTTGTGGGGAGGAAGGGCTTTAACCTCCAAAATCGTTCATGATGAGGTGCCTCCTACCGCCCATCCATTGGGTCCTCACAACAAACTGGTGCTGGCTAATGGTGTTTTGACCGGCTCTCTGGCCTCCAGTGCCGAACGCAGTTCCATGGGTGGGAAAAGCCCGCTCACGGGAGGCATTAAGGAGAGCAATGCAGGGGGGACAGCCGGACTAAAGCTGGGCCGGCTGGGTTTAAGAGCAATTATCTTTGAGGGTATCCGGGATGATTTTCAAATTATCCGTATTCACAAGGATGGTGTAGAATTTGAGCCTGCCAGAGACCTCTTGGATCAGCCAATTAGCGAGGCAGCAGCAAAAATCCGGCAGCGCTATGGTGAAGATGTGGGCCTGTACATGATTGGTGTGGCTGGAGAACGGAAAATGCTTACGGCGGCGATTGCTAACATGGATAAGGATAAAAGCCCCACCCGTTTCTACGGCCGTGGTGGTTTGGGGGCTGTGGCTGGAGCCAAAGGGATCAAAGCCGTCATTTTGGATGACACAGGTGTGGAACGCAACAAGCCCAAAGATCCCCAAAGATTCAGATCGGCGATGAAAATATACGCCCAATGGTTAAGAGAAGCACCTGGAACGGGTAAAATTTTCCCTGAGCTAGGGACTGCCGCCATGGTGAAAACCACCAATAAATTGGGGGCTTTACCGACCCGTAATTTTTCAACAGGCAGCTTTGAAGGGCATGAAGCCATTAGCGGGGAAACATTACGGGAAACCATCTTAGCCCGGGGAGGAGAAGGCACACCGACCCATGCCTGTATGCCGGGCTGTGCCATCCGCTGTTCCAATATATATGCCGATGTAAACGGAAAGCGTATCACATCGCCCATTGAATACGAAAACATTGGCTTATTAGGCTCCAATCTGGGCATTGATGATTTGGATGCGGTCGTCGAGCTTAACCGGTTGTGCAATGAGTATGGTGTGGACACCATTGAAACGGGAGCAGCGATTGGGGTGGCTATGGAAGCAGGGCTATTGAACTTCGGGGACAAAGAAGGGGCCATCAACCTCTTGAAGGAGCTAGGTGAAGGAACGCCGCTGGGGCGTATTATCGGTGGGGGAGCTGAGCTGGTGGGCAAAATTTACGGTGTACGCAAAGTGCCGGTGGTTAAGGGGCAAGCCATGCCGGCTTACGACCCGCGGTCCATCAAAGGTTTGGGAGTCACCTTTGCCACTTCTCCCCAAGGGGCAGATCATACTGCAGGCCAGACGGTACGGGCCCAGGTGAACCATCATGACGCCAGCGGACAAGTGGAGGTTTCCAGGGAGGCTCAGAAAGTGAATACCATTTTTGATATTCTAGGTATTTGTTACTTTGCCTCCTCTGCGGTAGCTGGCCGGTTTGACCTTCTGGCTGACATGGTATCCGGCTATATTGGCCGAGAGATCACCGCAGATGATATTGTTGGTTTGGCCCAGGAAACGTTACGCATGGAACACGCTTTTAACCGTGGAGCGGGTATGACCAAAGCCCACGACCGCCTGCCAGAGCATTTTTATGAGGAGATTAATCCGGCCAGTCAAACGGTGTTTGATGTCCCAGAAGAGGAATTGCTGGCCATCGGTACCGAGGGGCGCGTCTCGTGA
- a CDS encoding MoaD/ThiS family protein: protein MKVQVRSHLHWRPELSGEHELQEPVTIKTFVENLNIAWNRDVLIVVNEQIAEENYVLQDGDRIDLLVPLVGG from the coding sequence GTGAAGGTTCAGGTAAGGTCCCACTTGCATTGGCGCCCTGAATTAAGCGGAGAACATGAACTACAGGAACCGGTGACCATTAAAACTTTCGTTGAAAATTTAAACATTGCCTGGAACAGGGATGTTTTGATTGTTGTCAATGAGCAGATTGCAGAGGAAAACTACGTCTTGCAAGATGGGGATCGCATTGATTTGCTGGTGCCCCTTGTGGGGGGATAA
- a CDS encoding NADPH:quinone oxidoreductase family protein — translation MSTFRALLVNKTDQSFTVGIESLSLDDLPEGEVTVRVAYSSVNYKDGLAAIPNGRILTRYPMIPGIDLAGTVVRSTDSRFKEGDKVIATSYDIGVSHEGGFSEYARVKADWVVPLPQGLTLKEAMALGTAGITAALSVHGLEGHGVTPDKGPVLVTGATGGVGSLAVAMLSKRGYDVVASTGKEAEHDYLRQLGAKEIIHRQELTPEKIRPLDQRRWAGAVDPVGGKTLAYVLSAMDYGGTVAVSGLTGGTEVNTTVFPFILRGVNLLGIDSVYCPMELRRMLWERLASDLKPDRLDVITTEITFDQLPQTLSQILQGKLRGRQVVRL, via the coding sequence ATGAGCACATTCCGAGCTCTCCTGGTCAACAAGACAGACCAATCGTTCACTGTGGGGATTGAATCTCTGTCTCTTGATGATCTTCCTGAGGGTGAAGTTACTGTACGCGTGGCCTATTCCAGTGTGAACTATAAAGATGGACTCGCTGCCATTCCCAACGGCAGAATTTTGACCCGCTATCCCATGATACCGGGCATTGATTTGGCGGGGACGGTGGTCCGTTCCACAGATTCCCGTTTTAAAGAAGGGGATAAGGTCATAGCCACCAGTTATGACATCGGTGTATCCCATGAAGGTGGCTTCAGCGAGTATGCACGGGTTAAGGCCGATTGGGTTGTTCCCTTACCTCAAGGTCTTACCCTGAAAGAAGCAATGGCTTTGGGCACGGCCGGGATTACAGCAGCTCTTTCTGTTCATGGTTTGGAAGGCCATGGGGTAACTCCCGATAAGGGTCCAGTGCTAGTGACTGGAGCCACCGGAGGAGTGGGCAGCCTGGCTGTGGCTATGCTGTCGAAGAGAGGCTATGATGTGGTGGCCAGCACAGGAAAAGAAGCGGAACATGATTACCTGCGTCAATTAGGCGCAAAGGAGATCATTCATCGCCAGGAGTTAACCCCTGAGAAGATTCGCCCTCTTGACCAGCGCCGTTGGGCAGGGGCTGTTGATCCTGTCGGTGGAAAAACACTGGCCTATGTGCTTAGCGCAATGGATTATGGAGGAACGGTTGCTGTTAGCGGATTAACGGGCGGAACTGAAGTAAACACCACCGTCTTTCCCTTCATATTAAGGGGTGTCAACTTGTTAGGCATTGATTCAGTCTACTGCCCCATGGAGCTGCGTCGGATGCTTTGGGAGCGCTTAGCCAGTGATTTAAAGCCGGATCGATTGGATGTGATCACGACCGAGATCACTTTTGACCAGCTCCCGCAAACCTTGTCCCAGATTTTGCAAGGCAAGCTGCGAGGACGCCAGGTGGTGCGGTTGTAG
- a CDS encoding GntR family transcriptional regulator, translated as MILNQLTSKDKNSIGTMVYDYLKEEILNLSLPPGLSISENEIAEKLNVSRTPVREAFLRLSQENLISVYPQKGSIVSLIDLDHLEETRFMREHLEVETVKLACETFSNHDLSKLKKNIQEQEIVIKEKNYKQFLGLDDEFHSLIFSGCNKSRIWNVIKNMMSINFDRVRLLSLYEKFNWETIIS; from the coding sequence GTGATATTAAACCAATTAACGAGTAAAGATAAAAATTCAATTGGAACCATGGTTTATGATTATTTGAAAGAAGAAATTCTTAATTTGTCTTTACCCCCAGGTTTATCTATTAGTGAAAATGAAATAGCCGAAAAGTTAAATGTCAGTCGTACTCCTGTGAGGGAAGCGTTTTTAAGGCTATCTCAAGAAAATTTGATTAGTGTTTATCCTCAAAAAGGCTCAATTGTGTCATTAATTGATCTGGATCATCTCGAAGAAACAAGGTTTATGAGAGAACACCTGGAGGTTGAAACTGTTAAGTTAGCATGTGAAACGTTTTCGAATCATGATCTGTCAAAGCTTAAAAAAAATATACAGGAACAAGAGATTGTCATCAAGGAAAAAAATTACAAGCAATTTCTTGGGTTGGATGATGAATTTCATTCCCTTATTTTTTCAGGCTGCAACAAATCACGCATATGGAATGTGATTAAAAATATGATGAGTATTAACTTTGATCGTGTTCGGTTACTCAGTTTATATGAAAAGTTTAATTGGGAAACAATAATATCCTAA
- a CDS encoding ABC transporter permease, with the protein MFNQQDLMETVSSVSNTMAMMLGGIAGISLLVGGIGIMNIMLVSISERTREIGICKAVGAKRWDILVQFLIEAVVLSTLGGMIGVGLGFIVGQVLESVTDISVSYSMLVSLVAFCFSLIVGIVFGVFPANKAAKLDPIQALRTE; encoded by the coding sequence GTGTTCAATCAACAGGATTTAATGGAAACGGTAAGTTCTGTTTCCAATACCATGGCCATGATGCTTGGCGGCATCGCAGGGATTTCTCTATTGGTTGGCGGGATTGGGATTATGAATATTATGCTTGTTTCTATTTCCGAGCGAACAAGGGAGATCGGGATATGTAAAGCGGTTGGTGCCAAGCGGTGGGATATTCTGGTTCAGTTTTTAATTGAAGCCGTTGTTCTCAGTACGCTGGGTGGAATGATTGGGGTAGGCTTAGGCTTTATTGTGGGCCAAGTTTTGGAATCTGTCACAGACATTTCGGTGTCCTACTCCATGCTTGTTTCGCTTGTTGCATTTTGCTTCTCTCTGATTGTAGGCATTGTTTTTGGTGTATTTCCGGCAAATAAAGCGGCAAAGCTTGATCCAATCCAAGCTTTAAGAACGGAGTAA
- a CDS encoding aldehyde dehydrogenase family protein, producing the protein MGKREQIFTYRNYINGEWVVPDNASVADNINPANGEVLGQVVQSTTKDVHAAVKAAKEAQKNWRLVPAPERGELLYAIGQLLKERKEHLARTLTQEMGKVLTEARGEVQEAIDMAFYMAGEGRRLAGQTVPAEMPNKHAMSVRSPVGVVGIITPWNFPIAIATWKMFPALVAGNTVVWKPATDTPAMAYETVKILEEAGVPKGVVNLVYGSGAAVGDALVEHPDVNVISFTGSTEVGKHIAGKAGSLLKKVSLEMGGKNAIIVMDDADLNLAVDGIIWSAFGTSGQRCTACSRVIVHRHIRDELEERLLERTKQLTLGNGLDETVDVGPVITQFALQRIHEYVKIGILEGANPLCGGKIANDGELSKGYYYQPTIFTDVNPSMRIAQEEIFGPVLSIIPVESFDEAIQVNNNVAYGLSSAIFTQDVNRVFKAMRDLDSGLVYINAGTIGAEIHLPFGGIKQTGNGHRDSGLASLDVFTEWKSIYVDYSGKLQRAQIDNR; encoded by the coding sequence ATGGGAAAACGTGAACAAATCTTCACCTATCGCAATTACATTAACGGGGAGTGGGTGGTGCCGGACAATGCCTCTGTGGCGGATAATATCAACCCGGCCAACGGAGAAGTGTTGGGGCAGGTGGTGCAATCAACAACCAAAGATGTGCATGCCGCTGTCAAGGCCGCTAAAGAAGCTCAAAAAAACTGGCGTTTGGTTCCTGCTCCAGAACGCGGGGAATTATTATATGCCATTGGGCAACTGTTGAAGGAACGAAAAGAGCACCTGGCCCGCACGTTAACCCAAGAGATGGGCAAGGTCCTGACCGAAGCTAGGGGCGAAGTGCAGGAGGCCATTGACATGGCCTTTTACATGGCTGGTGAAGGCCGCCGCCTTGCAGGGCAAACTGTCCCCGCTGAGATGCCCAATAAGCATGCTATGAGTGTTCGGTCCCCGGTTGGGGTCGTAGGCATTATTACACCATGGAATTTTCCCATTGCCATTGCCACATGGAAAATGTTCCCTGCCTTGGTTGCAGGTAATACAGTGGTGTGGAAACCGGCTACCGACACGCCTGCCATGGCCTATGAAACGGTTAAGATTTTGGAGGAGGCCGGTGTGCCCAAAGGAGTGGTCAATCTGGTCTATGGCTCAGGAGCGGCCGTAGGAGATGCTTTGGTAGAGCACCCCGATGTGAATGTGATCTCCTTTACTGGTTCTACTGAGGTTGGAAAACACATTGCCGGCAAAGCGGGCAGTCTGTTAAAAAAAGTATCTCTGGAAATGGGGGGCAAAAACGCCATCATAGTCATGGATGATGCCGACCTGAATCTGGCTGTTGATGGCATCATTTGGAGTGCATTCGGTACCAGCGGCCAACGCTGCACGGCCTGCAGCCGGGTGATCGTTCACCGCCATATCCGTGATGAACTGGAAGAGCGCCTGCTAGAGCGCACCAAGCAACTGACCCTTGGTAACGGACTGGACGAAACGGTTGATGTGGGACCTGTTATCACCCAATTTGCCCTGCAACGCATCCATGAATATGTGAAAATCGGCATTTTAGAAGGGGCTAATCCCTTATGCGGGGGGAAAATAGCCAACGACGGAGAACTTAGCAAAGGATACTATTATCAACCGACGATTTTTACCGATGTGAACCCGTCTATGCGGATTGCCCAAGAAGAGATTTTTGGTCCGGTCTTGTCCATCATCCCTGTGGAATCATTTGACGAAGCGATCCAGGTGAACAACAATGTGGCTTACGGCTTATCCAGCGCCATTTTCACACAAGATGTGAACCGTGTATTTAAGGCTATGCGCGACCTGGATTCCGGTCTTGTCTATATCAATGCGGGGACGATCGGAGCCGAAATCCATCTCCCCTTCGGAGGGATCAAGCAAACCGGCAATGGCCACCGTGACTCAGGTTTAGCCTCCCTGGACGTATTCACAGAGTGGAAAAGCATCTACGTGGACTATAGCGGGAAATTGCAACGGGCCCAGATTGATAACCGTTAA
- a CDS encoding response regulator transcription factor, with the protein MRLLVVEDHQDLLDSIIEILSDEYVLDSATDGEEALFLAMQAIYDAIILDVMLPGLDGFEIVQKLRSAEIDTPVLFLTAKDSLEDRVKGLDLGGDDYIVKPFQGPELKARLRALLRRSGALTTKQTVRYRGIELFGKDKQVLVDGHPIKLTAKQYELLEYLIHNKKVILTKEQIYDRVWGFNSDTTIAIVEVFIHHLRKKLEPFGYHTDIKTVRGVGYILTDD; encoded by the coding sequence ATGCGTCTGTTAGTCGTTGAAGATCATCAGGATTTGCTGGACTCCATTATTGAGATCCTTTCCGATGAGTATGTCCTGGACAGTGCAACAGATGGAGAGGAAGCATTATTTTTAGCAATGCAAGCAATTTATGATGCGATTATACTTGATGTGATGTTACCCGGGTTAGATGGGTTTGAAATTGTACAGAAATTAAGAAGTGCGGAAATAGATACTCCAGTGTTGTTTCTGACCGCTAAGGATTCACTGGAAGACCGGGTCAAAGGATTGGATTTAGGCGGAGATGATTATATTGTCAAACCTTTCCAAGGGCCGGAATTAAAAGCGCGTCTTCGTGCCTTATTGCGACGAAGCGGGGCTTTGACCACCAAACAGACGGTACGTTACCGGGGGATTGAACTTTTTGGAAAAGATAAACAGGTTTTGGTTGATGGCCATCCCATCAAACTCACCGCAAAACAATATGAGTTGCTAGAGTATCTGATCCATAACAAAAAGGTGATTTTGACTAAAGAACAGATTTATGATCGGGTTTGGGGCTTTAATTCGGATACTACGATTGCCATTGTCGAGGTGTTTATTCATCACTTGCGTAAAAAATTGGAACCGTTTGGTTATCATACGGATATCAAAACTGTTCGGGGTGTTGGCTATATTTTAACAGATGATTAG